In Lepidochelys kempii isolate rLepKem1 chromosome 10, rLepKem1.hap2, whole genome shotgun sequence, a single window of DNA contains:
- the RHCG gene encoding ammonium transporter Rh type C isoform X3 has product MIFVGFGFLMTFLQRYGFGAVGFNFLLAAFGIQWALLMQGWFHSFENGKILIGVENLINADFCVGSVCIAFGAILGKTSPVQLLILTLFQVTLFAVNEYILISLLHVKDAGGSMTIHTFGAYFGLTVTRILYRPNLEQSKDKQGSVYHSDLFAMIGTLYLWMYWPSFNSAVSNHGDAQHRAAINTYCSLASCVLTTVAFSSLLQKKGKLDMVHIQNATLAGGVAVGTSAEMMLTPYGSLIVGFLCGIVSTAGFVYLMPFLESKLKIQDTCGIHNLHAMPGLIGGIVGAVTAAAATEEVYGKEGLISAFDFTGDYKDWTPTVQGGFQAAGIFVSLAMALAGGAIVGAILKLPFLGDPADENCFEDDVYWEVPEDEESGLYHMHDPTLKPVTS; this is encoded by the exons ATGATCTTCGTGGGTTTTGGCTTCCTGATGACATTCCTCCAGCGCTATGGCTTTGGAGCTGTTGGCTTCAACTTCCTCCTTGCCGCCTTTGGGATCCAGTGGGCTCTCCTGATGCAGGGCTGGTTCCATTCTTTCGAGAATGGAAAGATACTCATTGGAGTGGAAAA cctgaTCAATGCAGATTTCTGCGTTGGTTCTGTCTGCATCGCCTTTGGGGCCATCCTGGGCAAAACCAGCCCTGTGCAGCTGCTCATCCTGACGTTGTTTCAAGTCACGCTCTTTGCTGTGAATGAGTACATCCTCATCAGCCTGCTCCAC GTTAAAGATGCTGGTGGATCCATGACCATTCATACCTTTGGAGCCTATTTTGGCCTGACAGTGACCAGAATTCTGTACCGGCCCAACCTGGAACAGAGTAAAGACAAGCAAGGCTCTGTGTACCACTCCGACCTCTTTGCTATGATCG gTACCCTGTACCTGTGGATGTACTGGCCCAGCTTTAACTCAGCTGTTTCAAACCATGGGGATGCGCAGCACCGAGCCGCCATTAACACCTACTGCTCACTGGCCTCCTGTGTCCTCACCACCGTGGCCTTCTCCAGCCTGCTGCAGAAGAAAGGCAAGCTCGACATG GTTCATATCCAGAATGCAACGCTGGCTGGTGGTGTGGCTGTGGGGACCAGCGCGGAGATGATGCTGACTCCATACGGATCCCTCATCGTTGGATTCCTCTGTGGCATCGTGTCCACCGCTGGGTTTGTCTACCTCATG CCATTCCTGGAGTCCAAGCTGAAGATCCAGGACACCTGCGGCATCCACAACCTACATGCCATGCCGGGGCTTATTGGGGGGATCGTGGGGGCTGTCACCGCAGCCGCAGCCACTGAAGAGGTGTATGGAAAAGAAGG GCTCATCAGTGCCTTTGATTTCACGGGTGACTACAAGGATTGGACGCCCACTGTCCAAGGGGGGTTCCAGGCAGCTGGCATTTTCGTGTCCCTGGCCATGGCCTTGGCTGGGGGGGCCATTGTGG GTGCTATTTTGAAATTGCCGTTCCTGGGGGACCCTGCTGATGAGAACTGCTTTGAGGATGATGTCTACTGGGAG GTGCCTGAGGATGAGGAGAGCGGCCTGTACCACATGCATGACCCCACCCTCAAACCTGTGACTTCCTAA